Proteins encoded by one window of Microcebus murinus isolate Inina chromosome 2, M.murinus_Inina_mat1.0, whole genome shotgun sequence:
- the KDF1 gene encoding keratinocyte differentiation factor 1, whose product MPRPGHPRPSSGPPRLGPWEQPAELCLETYDKPSQPPPSRRTRRPDPKDPGHHGPESITFISGSAEPAAEPPTCCLLWRPWVWDWCRAAFCFRRCRDCLQRCGACVRSCSPCLSAGDSTEGAAEASWAKEHNGVPPSPDRAPPSRRDGQRLKSTMGSSFSYPDVKLKGIPVYPYRTTTSPAPDSDSCCKEPLAEPPPTRHSLPSTLASSPRGSEEYYSFHESDLDLPEMGSGSMSSREIDVLIFKKLTELFSVHQIDELAKCTSDTVFLEKTSKISDLISSITQDYHLDEQDAEGRLVRGIIRISTRKSRARPQTSEGRSTRAAAAPDSGHETMVGSGLSQDELTVQISQETTADAIARKLRPYGAPGYPASHDSSFQGTDTDSSGAPLLQVYC is encoded by the exons ATGCCCCGCCCTGGACACCCCCGCCCATCATCTGGGCCTCCACGCTTGGGACCCTGGGAGCAGCCGGCAGAGCTATGTCTGGAGACGTATGACAAGCCATCCCAGCCCCCACCAAGCCGCCGCACTCGTAGGCCAGACCCCAAGGACCCTGGTCACCATGGGCCAGAGAGCATTACCTTCATCTCCGGCTCTGCTGAGCCGGCCGCTGAGCCCCCCACCTGCTGCCTGCTATGGCGACCCTGGGTGTGGGACTGGTGCCGGGCTGCCTTCTGCTTCCGCCGCTGCCGGGATTGTCTCCAACGCTGTGGAGCCTGTGTGCGAAGCTGCAGCCCCTGCTTGTCTGCTGGGGACTCCACTGAAGGGGCTGCTGAAGCCAGCTGGGCCAAGGAACACAATGGAGTGCCCCCTAGCCCTGATCGTGCACCCCCCAGCCGGCGGGATGGCCAGCGGCTCAAGTCAACCATGGGCAGCAGCTTTAGCTATCCTGACGTCAAGCTCAAAGGCATCCCTGTATATCCCTACCGCAccaccacctccccagcccctgactCGGACTCCTGCTGCAAGGAGCCACTAGCCGAGCCCCCACCCACACggcacagcctcccgagtaccctTGCCAGCAGTCCCCGTGGCTCTGAGGAGTACTACTCCTTCCATGAGTCAGACCTGGACCTGCCCGAGATGGGCAGCGGTTCCATGTCAAGCCGAGAGATTGATGTGCTCATCTTCAAGAAGCTAACAGAGCTGTTCAGCGTGCACCAGATTGATGAGCTGGCCAAGTGCACATCAGACACTGTGTTCCTAGAGAAGACGAGTAAGATCTCGGACCTTATCAGCAGCATCACGCAGGACTATCACCTGGATGAGCAAGATGCCGAGGGCCGCCTGGTACGCGGCATCATTCGCATCAGTACCCGAAAGAGCCGTGCCCGCCCACAGACCTCAGAGGGACGTTCAACTCGGGCTGCTGCCGCCCCTGACAGTGGCCATGAGACCATGGTGGGCTCAGGTCTCAGCCAGGATG AACTGACAGTGCAGATCTCCCAGGAGACGACAGCAGATGCCATCGCCCGGAAGCTGAGGCCTTACGGAGCCCCAG